A window from Cystobacter ferrugineus encodes these proteins:
- the recJ gene encoding single-stranded-DNA-specific exonuclease RecJ — MMPEVPQEQAASLSVELGLHPLPARILIHRGLRTPEAASAFLSDRLADLPDPFRMKGMAVGVERLIRAIREKERITLYGDYDVDGVCSTSLMALFLRELGARPATYIPHRMDEGYGLNLQAVEKIAADGTRVLVTLDCGITSVAEIARAKELGLDVVVVDHHTVPPTLPPAVAVLNPHQPGCEYPTKHLCAAGVAFNLCMGLRKRLRDDGWFATRKEPNLKALMDLVAMATVADVVPLTGANRILVHHGLQALSAGLRPGVRALKEVAGLDADSPVSAGQVGYRLGPRINAAGRLHDASLGLQLLCSETLEAARPLAQVLDRANAERQGLESSILTEALAQAGERAEQNARGFVLYADGWHPGVIGIVASRVVERFHRPTVMVGVKDGVGKGSARSIEGFHLYDALSGCADLFARFGGHKHAAGLTIEGKHLPAFREAFERIAHQRLTPEDLIPRCKVDAVVGVSELDEKAVEALQKLGPFGQGNPEPVLVLRRQVARPRVLPHKTGGSGHLKLALVDAPSVDAIGFGMADKLALTEGPVDLAFQAGFDTFRGQRRLSLKLKDLRIAA, encoded by the coding sequence ATGATGCCGGAAGTGCCCCAGGAGCAGGCGGCTTCACTGTCCGTGGAGCTGGGTCTCCATCCCCTGCCGGCGCGAATCCTCATCCACCGCGGACTGCGCACCCCCGAGGCCGCCTCCGCCTTCCTGTCGGACCGGCTGGCCGATCTGCCCGATCCCTTCCGGATGAAGGGCATGGCCGTGGGCGTGGAGCGACTCATCCGGGCCATCCGGGAGAAGGAGCGCATCACCCTCTACGGTGACTATGACGTGGACGGCGTGTGCTCCACGTCGCTCATGGCCCTGTTCCTCCGGGAACTGGGCGCCCGGCCCGCCACCTACATCCCCCACCGCATGGACGAGGGCTATGGCCTCAACCTCCAGGCGGTGGAGAAGATCGCCGCGGACGGCACCCGGGTGCTGGTGACGCTCGACTGTGGCATCACCTCCGTGGCGGAGATCGCCCGGGCGAAGGAGCTGGGGCTGGACGTGGTGGTGGTGGACCACCACACGGTGCCCCCCACGCTGCCCCCCGCGGTGGCCGTGCTCAATCCCCACCAGCCCGGCTGCGAGTACCCCACCAAGCACCTGTGCGCCGCCGGCGTGGCCTTCAACCTCTGCATGGGCCTGCGCAAGCGGCTGCGCGATGATGGCTGGTTCGCCACCCGCAAGGAGCCCAACCTCAAGGCACTGATGGACCTGGTGGCCATGGCCACCGTGGCGGACGTGGTGCCGCTCACCGGCGCCAACCGCATCCTCGTCCACCATGGCCTCCAGGCGCTGAGCGCGGGCCTGCGTCCCGGCGTCCGGGCGCTCAAGGAGGTGGCGGGGCTGGACGCGGACAGTCCCGTGTCCGCCGGGCAGGTAGGCTACCGGCTGGGCCCGCGCATCAACGCCGCGGGACGGCTGCATGATGCCTCGCTGGGCCTTCAGCTCCTGTGCTCGGAGACCCTCGAGGCGGCCCGTCCGCTCGCGCAGGTGTTGGATCGGGCCAACGCCGAGCGCCAGGGTCTGGAGAGCAGCATCCTCACCGAGGCGCTCGCCCAGGCCGGGGAGCGCGCCGAGCAGAACGCCCGCGGCTTCGTGCTCTACGCGGACGGGTGGCACCCGGGCGTCATCGGCATCGTGGCCTCGCGCGTGGTGGAGCGCTTCCACCGGCCCACGGTCATGGTGGGGGTGAAGGACGGGGTGGGCAAGGGCTCGGCGCGCAGCATCGAGGGCTTCCACCTCTACGACGCGCTGAGCGGCTGCGCGGATCTGTTCGCCCGCTTTGGCGGCCACAAGCACGCCGCCGGGCTCACCATCGAGGGCAAGCACCTGCCCGCCTTTCGCGAGGCCTTCGAGCGCATCGCGCACCAGCGCCTGACGCCCGAGGATCTCATCCCCCGCTGCAAGGTGGACGCGGTGGTGGGCGTGTCGGAGCTGGACGAGAAGGCGGTGGAGGCGCTGCAGAAGCTCGGGCCCTTCGGGCAGGGCAACCCCGAGCCCGTGCTGGTGCTGCGCCGCCAGGTGGCGCGCCCGCGCGTGCTGCCGCACAAGACGGGCGGCTCGGGGCACCTCAAGCTGGCCCTGGTGGACGCGCCCAGCGTGGACGCCATCGGCTTCGGCATGGCGGACAAGCTGGCCCTGACCGAGGGGCCCGTCGATCTGGCCTTCCAGGCCGGCTTCGACACCTTTCGCGGCCAGCGCCGGTTGTCCCTCAAGCTCAAGGACTTGCGGATCGCCGCCTAG
- the secF gene encoding protein translocase subunit SecF — translation MQILKNKTNIDFIGKRKPALFISTAINLIILVGIAVVGFNFGVDFAGGTVVEVQFNHSISASEVRQRVESTGQLHDASVQSIGAASENSFLVRLGGVTQLTEEGGAKASQALQALGQIDPKAIRVDLANGIINVRSKQPLDVKQIEKSVEDTGTGVEEVRDIGQAQSGDYDYQVVASGMADRIRGALMQGQGTDTPDFEMRRVEYVGPQVGKQLRNRGIQALLFSMVAILIYVAFRFDFKFGPGALLAMLHDVIMVAGFYLFSRAEFGLTAIAALLTIVGYSVNDTIVIYDRIREDMGKFKGKPLPEVINIAVNDTLVRTILTSGTTSLSLVGLLIFGVGEIRDFAWAMLVGIIVGTYSSVYIASPVTIWLDEREQARGKKAGVNQPTTA, via the coding sequence ATGCAGATCCTCAAGAACAAGACGAACATCGACTTCATCGGCAAGCGCAAGCCGGCCCTCTTCATCTCCACGGCGATCAACCTGATCATCCTCGTGGGCATCGCCGTGGTCGGCTTCAACTTCGGCGTGGACTTCGCCGGCGGTACGGTGGTGGAGGTGCAGTTCAACCACTCCATCTCCGCGAGCGAGGTGCGCCAGCGCGTCGAGTCCACCGGGCAGCTCCATGACGCGTCCGTGCAGAGCATCGGCGCGGCGTCGGAGAACTCGTTCCTCGTGCGCCTGGGCGGCGTGACGCAGCTCACCGAGGAGGGTGGGGCCAAGGCGAGCCAGGCCCTTCAGGCGCTCGGCCAGATCGATCCCAAGGCCATCCGCGTGGACCTGGCCAACGGCATCATCAACGTGCGCTCCAAGCAGCCGCTGGACGTGAAGCAGATCGAGAAGAGCGTGGAGGACACCGGCACCGGCGTGGAAGAGGTGCGCGACATCGGTCAGGCACAGTCCGGCGACTATGACTACCAGGTGGTGGCCAGCGGCATGGCGGACCGCATCCGCGGCGCGCTGATGCAGGGCCAGGGCACCGACACGCCCGACTTCGAGATGCGCCGCGTCGAGTACGTGGGTCCGCAGGTGGGCAAGCAGCTGCGCAACCGCGGCATCCAGGCGCTGCTCTTCTCCATGGTGGCCATCCTCATCTACGTGGCCTTCCGCTTCGACTTCAAGTTCGGCCCCGGCGCGCTGCTCGCCATGCTGCACGACGTCATCATGGTGGCCGGCTTCTACCTGTTCAGCCGCGCCGAGTTCGGCCTCACCGCCATCGCCGCGCTGCTCACCATCGTGGGCTACTCGGTCAACGACACCATCGTCATCTACGACCGCATCCGCGAGGACATGGGCAAGTTCAAGGGCAAGCCCCTGCCCGAGGTCATCAACATCGCCGTCAACGACACCCTGGTGCGCACCATCCTCACCTCGGGCACCACGTCGCTCTCGCTCGTCGGTCTGCTCATCTTCGGCGTGGGGGAGATCCGCGACTTCGCCTGGGCGATGCTGGTGGGCATCATCGTGGGCACCTACTCGTCCGTGTACATCGCCAGCCCCGTCACCATCTGGCTGGATGAGCGCGAGCAGGCGCGCGGGAAGAAGGCGGGCGTCAACCAGCCCACGACGGCCTGA